One genomic segment of Streptomyces sp. TLI_146 includes these proteins:
- a CDS encoding MFS transporter, translated as MNRSWGSAREYGAYAVSTRGGSGGSTEAIPGAAADAVPARGRGPVVAALMLGMALAALDGTVVSTAVPQIVGDLGGFSVFSWLFSGYLLAVTVTLPVYGKLSDTFGRKPVLIAGIVLFLAGSLLCAAAWNMAALIAFRVFQGLGGGALQGTVQTVAADLYPMKERPRIQAKLSTVWAVSAVAGPALGGALASYADWRWIFLINLPVGVLALWLVGRHLVEPVREKPPGPVRVDWAGALCVFATGALLLTALVQGGVAWGWLSAPSLGLFAASAALALVTVLVERRSAEPVIPGWVWRRRSISAVNLAMGALGLLMVAPTVFLPTYAQSVLGLDPVAAGFVLSVMTLSWPVSAALSNRVYTRIGFRDSAVIGIGLAALILLAFPLLPYPGQAWQPALIMLALGGALGLFQLPLIIAVQSSVEWAERGTATASILFCRQVGQSVGAALFGAVANATITARLASAPLPGLPDDLDSASRALSSPSGLSAEAADYLRRGVATAVGHVYVGAALAGVGALVVLVLLAPRRFPVLAEHEG; from the coding sequence ATGAACCGATCTTGGGGGAGCGCGCGTGAGTACGGGGCGTACGCGGTGAGTACTCGGGGCGGGTCCGGCGGCAGCACGGAGGCGATACCCGGCGCGGCGGCCGACGCCGTCCCCGCGCGGGGGCGCGGCCCGGTCGTCGCGGCCCTGATGCTGGGCATGGCGCTCGCCGCGCTCGACGGCACGGTCGTCTCCACCGCCGTCCCGCAGATCGTCGGCGACCTCGGCGGCTTCTCCGTCTTCTCCTGGCTCTTCTCCGGCTATCTGCTCGCCGTCACGGTCACCCTGCCGGTGTACGGGAAGCTCTCCGACACCTTCGGCCGCAAGCCCGTGCTGATCGCGGGCATCGTGCTCTTCCTCGCCGGGTCGCTGCTGTGCGCGGCCGCCTGGAACATGGCCGCGCTGATCGCCTTCCGGGTCTTCCAGGGCTTGGGCGGCGGGGCCCTCCAGGGCACGGTCCAGACCGTGGCCGCCGACCTCTACCCGATGAAGGAACGCCCCAGGATCCAGGCGAAGTTGTCGACGGTCTGGGCCGTGTCCGCGGTGGCCGGACCGGCACTCGGCGGCGCCCTCGCCTCGTACGCCGACTGGCGCTGGATCTTCCTGATCAACCTGCCGGTGGGGGTGCTCGCGCTGTGGCTGGTCGGCCGCCATCTGGTGGAGCCGGTACGGGAGAAGCCGCCGGGGCCGGTACGGGTCGACTGGGCCGGGGCCCTGTGCGTCTTCGCGACGGGCGCGCTGCTGCTCACCGCGCTGGTCCAGGGCGGGGTGGCCTGGGGCTGGCTCTCCGCGCCCTCGCTCGGTCTGTTCGCCGCGAGCGCGGCGCTCGCTCTCGTCACGGTGCTGGTCGAGCGGCGGTCCGCCGAGCCCGTCATCCCCGGGTGGGTGTGGCGTCGGCGCAGCATCTCGGCGGTCAACCTGGCGATGGGGGCGCTGGGGCTGCTGATGGTGGCGCCGACGGTGTTCCTGCCGACGTACGCGCAGTCGGTGCTCGGGCTCGACCCGGTGGCGGCCGGATTCGTCCTGTCGGTGATGACCCTGAGCTGGCCGGTCTCCGCGGCGCTCTCCAACCGGGTCTACACCCGGATCGGCTTCCGCGACTCGGCGGTGATCGGCATCGGGCTGGCGGCACTGATCCTGCTGGCCTTCCCGCTGCTGCCGTACCCCGGCCAGGCGTGGCAGCCCGCGCTGATCATGCTGGCGCTCGGGGGTGCGCTCGGCCTGTTCCAGCTGCCGCTGATCATCGCGGTGCAGTCGTCGGTGGAGTGGGCGGAACGGGGTACCGCCACCGCGTCGATCCTGTTCTGCCGCCAGGTGGGGCAGTCGGTGGGCGCCGCGCTGTTCGGCGCGGTCGCGAACGCGACGATCACGGCCCGGCTGGCGTCCGCGCCGCTGCCCGGCCTGCCGGACGACCTGGACTCGGCGTCCCGGGCCCTGTCGTCTCCGTCCGGGCTGTCGGCCGAGGCCGCGGACTACCTGCGGCGGGGGGTCGCGACGGCGGTGGGGCATGTGTACGTGGGCGCTGCGCTGGCGGGGGTGGGGGCGCTGGTGGTCCTGGTGCTGCTTGCGCCTCGGCGGTTTCCGGTGTTGGCGGAGCACGAGGGCTGA
- a CDS encoding DUF485 domain-containing protein — protein MPHHRPSPGIPQLRTAYRLLRRVSTLTALGYFVLFLVLSGYAPGLLARHVSGGLTAGLLLGLCQLPVTLAAIGVYEWTAQRTVDPLAAAIRHQAAQRPANSRRYTDGGPR, from the coding sequence ATGCCGCACCACCGCCCATCCCCCGGCATCCCCCAACTCCGCACCGCCTACCGTCTGTTGCGGCGCGTCTCCACCCTCACCGCCCTTGGGTACTTCGTCCTCTTCCTCGTCCTCTCCGGCTACGCCCCCGGTCTCCTCGCCCGGCACGTCTCCGGTGGGCTCACCGCCGGACTGCTGCTCGGGCTCTGCCAGTTGCCGGTGACGCTGGCCGCGATAGGCGTGTACGAGTGGACCGCCCAGCGGACCGTCGACCCGCTCGCCGCCGCCATCCGCCACCAGGCCGCGCAACGCCCGGCGAACTCCCGCCGGTACACGGACGGAGGCCCCCGATGA
- a CDS encoding cation acetate symporter: MTGFASDARAMSLVAFIAVITVTLLLCVMTAPDRDDLGEFYTGYRSLSPLRNGLAIAGDYVSAATVLSTVGVIALTGYDGLVLTLSTALSLVLLMFLLAEPLRNAGRFTMGDAFARRAPGPAVRVTACLVTLAALLPLMVVQLAGAGDLIAFVLGFGAAEFKTGCIVMLGLLMIGYAAIGGMKGTAFIQAVKTVVLAVSSLAVAALILHRYGWNPGHLLDEAAKGSGAGPAYLSSGLQFGGDSLDMISSQLTVVIGAACLPHITMRMYSARSARAVRRSLSWAVSAVVVIALALIVIGFGAAAVVGRQAITEADPQGKTSLLLTSQAIVGTHASTVGTLLFTAVATAIFMTLLASISGMTLACANSLAHDLVAHGLRGRAGVRDATETNTARVAALAVGIPAIALAAAAQNHNLQPLVTLSFCLGASALAPALILSLFWRRYTRAGLLCTLIGGTVFTAVLMTGTKLVSGSPQSVFPAHDFNWFPFTTTGIASIPFGFAAGWLGTALSRRDVYGQRRRYEAVEAWILAGARR; encoded by the coding sequence ATGACCGGATTCGCCTCCGACGCCCGCGCCATGTCCCTCGTCGCGTTCATCGCGGTGATCACCGTGACCCTGCTGCTCTGTGTGATGACCGCGCCCGACCGCGACGACCTCGGCGAGTTCTACACCGGCTACCGCTCGCTCTCCCCGCTGCGCAACGGCCTGGCCATCGCCGGGGATTACGTCTCGGCGGCCACCGTGCTCAGTACGGTCGGGGTCATCGCCCTGACCGGGTACGACGGTCTCGTCCTCACCCTGAGCACCGCGCTCTCCCTCGTCCTGCTGATGTTCCTGCTGGCCGAACCGCTGCGCAACGCGGGCCGGTTCACCATGGGCGACGCGTTCGCCCGGCGGGCGCCCGGCCCGGCCGTCCGGGTCACCGCGTGCCTGGTCACGCTCGCCGCGCTGCTGCCGCTGATGGTGGTGCAACTGGCCGGCGCGGGCGACCTCATCGCGTTCGTCCTCGGCTTCGGCGCCGCCGAGTTCAAAACCGGCTGCATCGTGATGCTCGGCCTGCTGATGATCGGCTACGCGGCGATCGGCGGCATGAAGGGCACCGCCTTCATCCAGGCGGTCAAGACCGTCGTCCTCGCCGTCTCCTCGCTCGCCGTCGCGGCCCTGATCCTGCACCGGTACGGGTGGAACCCCGGGCACCTGCTCGACGAGGCGGCGAAGGGCAGCGGCGCGGGCCCGGCGTACCTCTCCTCCGGGCTCCAGTTCGGCGGCGACTCGCTGGACATGATCAGCTCGCAGCTGACGGTGGTGATCGGCGCGGCCTGTCTGCCGCACATCACCATGCGGATGTACAGCGCCCGCAGCGCCCGCGCGGTCCGGCGCTCGCTCTCCTGGGCGGTGTCGGCGGTCGTGGTGATCGCCCTCGCGCTGATCGTGATCGGGTTCGGCGCGGCGGCGGTGGTGGGCCGCCAGGCCATCACCGAGGCGGATCCGCAGGGCAAGACGTCCCTGCTGCTGACCAGCCAGGCGATCGTCGGTACACACGCGTCGACGGTCGGCACGCTGCTGTTCACGGCGGTCGCCACGGCCATCTTCATGACCCTGCTCGCCTCGATCTCCGGGATGACCCTGGCGTGCGCCAACTCGCTCGCCCACGACCTGGTCGCGCACGGGCTGCGCGGCCGGGCGGGGGTACGGGACGCCACCGAGACGAACACGGCCCGGGTCGCCGCGCTCGCCGTCGGGATCCCGGCGATCGCGCTGGCCGCGGCGGCCCAGAACCACAACCTCCAGCCGCTGGTCACGCTCTCGTTCTGCCTGGGCGCGTCCGCGCTCGCCCCGGCGCTGATCCTGAGTCTGTTCTGGCGGCGCTACACCCGGGCGGGGCTGCTGTGCACGCTGATCGGCGGGACGGTGTTCACGGCGGTGCTGATGACGGGCACGAAGCTGGTGTCGGGCTCGCCCCAGTCCGTCTTCCCCGCCCATGACTTCAACTGGTTCCCGTTCACCACGACGGGCATCGCGTCCATCCCCTTCGGCTTCGCGGCGGGCTGGCTGGGGACGGCGTTGAGCCGGCGCGATGTGTACGGGCAGCGGCGGCGGTACGAGGCTGTGGAGGCGTGGATTCTGGCGGGGGCGCGGCGGTGA
- a CDS encoding cellulose-binding protein — translation MSAAPEPPQSPRGFAVVRGGRGYRTDQVDRQLSVLGEERDAAWERAARLTVLAKRMEAEAAALRDRVAALGPQSYESLGRRAQALHALAVEEADAVRAAAHEEAAGVRDAADAAARLARESAREYGESVRAEAEARAQQLLLAARTTADEHLNEARAEADERRAEASDALREVRERTAATLADQAREHAERVEALDREVAAREAESTARHAELTTSAEAALAEAGRAWTAAQESARHTQENAEAQAAEALAAAAVRAERIGRDTDRLLREHAEAREEVVSHMAHVRSGLAGLTGRAPAEG, via the coding sequence ATGAGTGCAGCGCCCGAACCACCGCAGTCACCCCGAGGCTTCGCCGTCGTACGCGGCGGCCGGGGCTACCGCACGGACCAGGTCGACCGCCAGCTCTCCGTCCTCGGCGAGGAGCGCGACGCCGCCTGGGAGCGGGCGGCGCGGCTCACCGTCCTCGCCAAGCGGATGGAGGCGGAGGCGGCCGCGCTGCGCGACCGGGTCGCGGCGCTCGGCCCGCAGTCGTACGAGTCGCTCGGCCGCCGGGCCCAGGCGCTGCACGCCCTCGCGGTCGAGGAGGCCGACGCGGTACGGGCGGCCGCCCACGAGGAGGCGGCGGGCGTGCGCGACGCGGCGGACGCGGCCGCGCGGCTGGCGCGCGAAAGCGCCCGTGAGTACGGGGAGTCGGTCCGCGCGGAGGCCGAGGCGCGGGCGCAGCAGCTGCTGCTGGCCGCCCGCACGACCGCCGACGAGCACCTGAACGAGGCCCGCGCCGAGGCCGACGAGCGGCGGGCCGAGGCTTCGGACGCGCTGCGCGAGGTACGCGAGCGGACCGCCGCCACGCTGGCCGACCAGGCCCGCGAGCACGCCGAGCGCGTCGAGGCCCTCGACCGCGAAGTGGCCGCGCGCGAGGCCGAGTCGACCGCCCGCCACGCCGAACTGACCACGTCCGCCGAAGCCGCCCTGGCCGAGGCGGGCCGCGCCTGGACCGCCGCCCAGGAATCCGCCCGCCACACCCAGGAGAACGCGGAGGCCCAGGCCGCGGAGGCGCTGGCGGCGGCGGCCGTACGGGCCGAACGGATCGGCCGCGACACGGACCGGCTGCTGCGCGAGCACGCGGAGGCCCGTGAGGAGGTCGTCTCGCACATGGCCCACGTACGAAGCGGCCTGGCGGGCCTGACGGGCCGAGCTCCGGCGGAGGGCTGA
- a CDS encoding SUKH-4 family immunity protein — protein sequence MVTFAQAQERAEEWINGDVPAYQHREVRVREFELGFVVWAEDRAEGPSSDGGRQRLVIARDSGEATLWPGLPVGEVIRRYEEEYGVPDEPEDAVPAPPPERIDLNQTSFLLTPPEWLQEAADRMGIPDRRPGDTGAGTPSAPGAGSVPGPADAGVAAAPTPTPAPSASASSGPAWPGAGSGPEPVAAAASESAPASGPAWPGAASAPDAAAPAPAEPGPAWPGATPPPAPSGGVAWPTPTADVASGATPWAGTDTNAGSDEGSVPLPATVFAPPLSGSDADDTPPPRALPEAKTALLQGGSQLPPTAIAPAIDPQAPAPGGPGAHPGPGAPGGPGAPGGHGAAGGPGLPGTPAGPGAPNAAGGPGAPVGPGGPGAAGGPGPAGTPAGPGGPGLPGAPGAPGAPVGSGGPGQPGGPAVPPAPGPPPGTPGAAPGPAAPAAPGAHSSPAGPGAPGAPGADIADAATSKAAPPRGARGGTPPPPGEPGAPGARPGGAPAYVPTQLVSQLGPDGPQPAGPPTPPPAGGGVHHAATMLADPSQLGGPQPPAPPGPPGAPGAGRAPQPPGPPGAPGAPQPPGPPGVPGGSSGGGAHYAATMLADPSQLGPGGRPGAPQPPGPPGAPGQPAAPGVPAAPGAPGAPGGGVHHAATMLAGPAQMGPGAPQPPAYGYPQQPTGLPTVGPGYQAVLRYRAADGSEQQLIRRSAPGIPHPEWQIFHELRGMNVPPDHVLELHTELASCELPGGYCARMIRETWPQVRITSVAPYGTDHASRRQGVQHLLTHQGELAQVADGPARPQPVRAPLPQVQPAPPLPPEGVAHELAGAFGPQGVFRFDQRAVSRQGVPEAVAVTLVWAGLPADFGPFFWAQAVPGQPVPTLAELAAQRQVQPAPDAGSYLVMGSDFGRAICVQYGTANIVAVPVEAGPGGQSVPPQFVNTGLPEFVRCMALLGRMWRLRYGLNPEQAGRWTVDFQAQLAALDPAALASPESWWSVLLEQFWDGLL from the coding sequence ATGGTGACCTTCGCCCAGGCGCAGGAGCGCGCGGAAGAGTGGATCAACGGGGACGTGCCCGCGTACCAGCACCGCGAGGTGCGGGTGCGGGAGTTCGAGCTGGGCTTCGTGGTGTGGGCCGAGGACCGCGCCGAGGGCCCCTCCTCGGACGGCGGCCGCCAGCGGCTCGTCATCGCCCGGGACAGCGGAGAGGCCACGCTGTGGCCCGGTCTGCCGGTGGGTGAGGTCATCCGCCGGTACGAGGAGGAGTACGGCGTGCCGGACGAGCCCGAGGACGCGGTCCCCGCGCCCCCGCCCGAACGCATCGACCTCAACCAGACGTCGTTCCTGCTGACCCCGCCCGAGTGGCTCCAGGAGGCGGCGGACCGGATGGGCATCCCCGACCGCCGCCCGGGGGACACGGGTGCGGGGACGCCTTCGGCGCCGGGCGCGGGTTCGGTGCCGGGCCCTGCGGACGCCGGGGTTGCCGCGGCGCCCACGCCCACGCCCGCTCCGTCCGCGTCCGCGTCGTCCGGTCCCGCGTGGCCGGGTGCGGGGTCCGGGCCGGAGCCGGTGGCGGCCGCCGCGTCTGAGTCGGCGCCCGCATCCGGTCCCGCTTGGCCTGGCGCGGCCTCCGCGCCGGATGCGGCGGCCCCTGCCCCGGCCGAGCCGGGCCCCGCGTGGCCCGGCGCGACGCCCCCGCCCGCGCCGTCCGGCGGTGTCGCGTGGCCGACGCCGACCGCCGACGTGGCGTCGGGGGCCACCCCGTGGGCCGGTACGGACACGAACGCCGGGTCGGACGAGGGTTCCGTACCGCTGCCCGCGACGGTGTTCGCCCCGCCGCTGTCCGGTTCGGACGCCGACGACACCCCGCCGCCGAGGGCCCTGCCCGAGGCGAAGACGGCCCTGCTCCAGGGCGGCAGTCAGCTTCCCCCGACGGCGATCGCCCCGGCGATCGACCCGCAGGCTCCGGCACCGGGCGGACCTGGGGCGCACCCCGGTCCTGGCGCGCCTGGCGGTCCGGGTGCGCCGGGTGGCCATGGTGCGGCTGGTGGTCCGGGTCTGCCCGGAACTCCGGCGGGTCCAGGTGCCCCCAATGCGGCTGGCGGTCCTGGGGCGCCCGTGGGTCCGGGTGGCCCCGGTGCGGCCGGTGGCCCTGGTCCGGCCGGAACTCCGGCGGGTCCGGGTGGCCCCGGCCTGCCGGGCGCTCCCGGTGCGCCCGGCGCCCCGGTGGGCTCCGGCGGCCCCGGCCAGCCCGGCGGCCCCGCCGTGCCCCCCGCCCCCGGCCCCCCGCCCGGCACCCCCGGCGCGGCCCCCGGCCCCGCCGCACCCGCCGCCCCGGGTGCCCACTCCAGCCCCGCCGGTCCCGGCGCCCCCGGCGCCCCCGGCGCTGACATCGCCGATGCCGCCACCAGTAAGGCCGCTCCGCCGCGTGGGGCCCGAGGGGGTACTCCGCCGCCGCCCGGTGAGCCCGGGGCGCCCGGGGCCCGGCCGGGTGGGGCGCCCGCGTACGTACCCACGCAGCTGGTTTCGCAGCTCGGGCCCGACGGCCCGCAGCCCGCGGGGCCGCCCACGCCGCCGCCCGCGGGCGGCGGGGTGCACCATGCCGCGACGATGCTGGCCGACCCGAGCCAGCTCGGTGGGCCGCAGCCGCCCGCGCCTCCCGGTCCGCCCGGCGCCCCCGGTGCCGGCCGCGCGCCGCAGCCGCCCGGGCCCCCTGGTGCGCCCGGCGCGCCGCAGCCCCCCGGCCCGCCCGGTGTTCCCGGCGGGAGCAGTGGCGGTGGTGCCCACTACGCCGCCACGATGCTCGCCGACCCGAGCCAGCTCGGGCCCGGCGGTCGGCCCGGTGCGCCCCAGCCGCCCGGTCCGCCCGGGGCCCCCGGCCAGCCCGCCGCCCCCGGCGTGCCCGCAGCTCCCGGCGCTCCCGGCGCCCCCGGCGGCGGTGTGCACCACGCCGCCACCATGCTCGCCGGGCCCGCCCAGATGGGGCCCGGCGCGCCCCAGCCGCCCGCGTACGGCTACCCCCAGCAGCCCACCGGCCTGCCGACCGTCGGGCCCGGGTACCAGGCCGTGCTGCGCTACCGTGCCGCCGACGGGTCCGAGCAGCAGCTCATCCGGCGGTCCGCGCCCGGCATCCCGCACCCCGAGTGGCAGATCTTCCACGAGCTGCGCGGGATGAACGTGCCGCCGGACCACGTCCTGGAGCTGCACACCGAGCTGGCCTCGTGCGAGCTGCCCGGCGGCTACTGCGCCCGGATGATCCGGGAGACCTGGCCGCAGGTGCGGATCACCTCCGTCGCCCCGTACGGCACGGACCACGCCTCCCGCCGCCAGGGCGTCCAGCACCTGCTCACCCACCAGGGCGAGCTGGCGCAGGTCGCGGACGGCCCCGCCCGGCCGCAGCCGGTGCGCGCGCCGCTGCCGCAGGTGCAGCCCGCGCCGCCGCTCCCCCCGGAGGGCGTCGCGCACGAGCTCGCCGGCGCCTTCGGCCCGCAGGGCGTCTTCCGCTTCGACCAGCGGGCGGTGTCCCGCCAGGGCGTGCCCGAGGCCGTCGCGGTCACGCTGGTGTGGGCGGGGCTCCCGGCCGACTTCGGGCCGTTCTTCTGGGCCCAGGCCGTACCCGGCCAGCCGGTCCCGACGCTCGCCGAACTCGCCGCCCAGCGCCAGGTCCAGCCCGCCCCGGACGCGGGTTCGTACCTGGTCATGGGCTCGGACTTCGGCCGTGCGATCTGCGTCCAGTACGGCACGGCGAACATCGTCGCGGTGCCGGTGGAGGCGGGCCCGGGCGGCCAGTCCGTACCGCCGCAGTTCGTGAACACCGGACTCCCCGAGTTCGTGAGGTGCATGGCGCTGCTCGGCCGTATGTGGCGGCTGCGCTACGGGCTCAACCCCGAGCAGGCGGGCCGCTGGACGGTCGACTTCCAGGCCCAGCTCGCCGCGCTCGACCCGGCGGCGCTGGCGTCGCCGGAGAGCTGGTGGTCGGTGCTCCTGGAACAGTTCTGGGACGGCCTGCTCTGA
- a CDS encoding SMI1/KNR4 family protein — translation MTTGRLGHAAPPNAAYAGQVVNFPDPVRASRHPRGVRVDGNGHPDFSAYARAAAEIAEPPEGFGVDELRLTDYVSANAALAAEGHELWDTVPAVATPHGWTWHHVPGTRRLELVPVEVKALLRHHGGLATTSVDQDKRGTRPLQETRPAHFGVPKHLVSVSEAQLLGVEEDLGYRLPGAYRAFLKAAGGCAPVGAALDAELGLLVDQPFFTVRDQAAVNDLVYINKCLRDHLTKDYLGVAFVQGGILAVKVKGQAVGSVWFCAYDDARDQDGWSVQERVERLLLPCGADFDDFLQRLAGNPPELETVANLMVDGGFARAVPVGE, via the coding sequence ATGACGACAGGTCGGCTCGGGCACGCCGCGCCACCGAACGCGGCCTATGCCGGACAGGTCGTGAACTTCCCGGACCCGGTCCGCGCCTCCCGCCACCCCAGAGGGGTGCGGGTGGACGGCAACGGGCACCCGGACTTCTCCGCGTACGCGCGCGCCGCCGCCGAGATCGCGGAGCCGCCGGAGGGCTTCGGCGTGGACGAGCTGCGGCTGACCGACTACGTGTCGGCCAACGCGGCGCTCGCCGCCGAGGGCCACGAGCTGTGGGACACCGTCCCCGCCGTCGCCACCCCGCACGGCTGGACCTGGCACCACGTGCCCGGCACCCGCCGCCTCGAACTGGTCCCGGTCGAGGTGAAGGCGCTGCTGCGCCACCACGGCGGTCTGGCGACGACCAGTGTCGACCAGGACAAGCGCGGCACCCGCCCGCTCCAGGAGACGCGCCCGGCGCACTTCGGCGTACCCAAGCACCTGGTGTCGGTCTCCGAGGCCCAACTCCTGGGCGTGGAGGAGGACTTGGGGTACCGGCTGCCGGGCGCCTACCGGGCGTTCCTGAAGGCGGCGGGCGGCTGTGCGCCGGTGGGTGCGGCGCTCGACGCGGAGCTGGGGCTCCTGGTGGACCAGCCGTTCTTCACGGTGCGCGACCAGGCGGCGGTCAACGACCTCGTCTATATCAACAAGTGCCTGCGCGACCATCTCACCAAGGACTACCTGGGCGTCGCCTTCGTCCAGGGCGGCATCCTCGCGGTGAAGGTGAAGGGCCAGGCCGTCGGCTCGGTCTGGTTCTGCGCCTACGACGACGCGCGCGACCAGGACGGCTGGAGCGTGCAGGAGCGCGTGGAGCGGCTGCTGCTGCCCTGCGGCGCCGACTTCGACGACTTCCTCCAGCGGCTGGCGGGCAACCCGCCGGAGCTGGAGACCGTGGCGAACCTGATGGTGGACGGCGGCTTCGCGCGCGCCGTGCCGGTGGGGGAGTGA
- a CDS encoding YwqJ-related putative deaminase: MHGTTDISGTAADASRTGDPRAGAAGTGDPRTGDPRLTWSTTVASAPVLRHRRDGILPAVAAALSVRGETLTCTAGKGDQPPVLHPLVQDFHDTLTSGQRERFTGRCPEAILLSRQLASLESARAGKSRRSGRKPLTHGEARRALKHAKVTARRIREDGDPLHGSYAPPCRSCTALLAHFGVRAVDPAAEKG, from the coding sequence ATGCACGGAACGACCGACATATCGGGTACGGCGGCGGACGCCTCCCGGACGGGGGACCCCCGGGCCGGGGCCGCGGGGACAGGGGACCCGCGCACCGGGGACCCGCGCCTGACGTGGAGCACCACGGTCGCCTCCGCGCCCGTACTGCGCCACCGCCGCGACGGGATCCTGCCGGCCGTGGCCGCCGCGCTCTCGGTCCGGGGCGAGACGCTGACCTGCACCGCGGGCAAGGGCGACCAGCCGCCGGTGCTCCACCCGCTCGTACAGGACTTCCACGACACCCTCACCAGCGGGCAGCGCGAGCGGTTCACCGGGCGCTGCCCTGAGGCGATCCTGCTCTCCCGCCAGCTCGCCTCCCTGGAGTCGGCCCGGGCGGGCAAGTCGCGCCGGTCGGGCCGCAAGCCGCTGACCCACGGCGAGGCCCGGCGCGCGCTCAAGCACGCCAAGGTGACGGCCCGCCGCATCCGCGAGGACGGCGACCCGCTGCACGGCAGCTACGCCCCGCCCTGCCGCTCCTGTACCGCCCTGCTCGCCCACTTCGGCGTGCGCGCGGTCGACCCCGCCGCCGAGAAGGGCTGA
- a CDS encoding SUKH-3 domain-containing protein, whose amino-acid sequence MPDVSTTRFPVPVDAALRAAGWHPGRWDIRQAEAWADVLRSHTSPAGHRHTVFPAAVEAWAEFGGLRLTAPGPGRHNAPATVRFDPVAGLHLARTFADLGRALETELAPLGEEGDQQAVLAIDAEGRVYSVDHTGDWYLGSDLDVALNTLVTGTQPIRLTSPR is encoded by the coding sequence ATGCCGGACGTGTCCACCACCCGCTTCCCCGTCCCCGTCGACGCCGCGCTGCGCGCCGCCGGATGGCACCCCGGTCGCTGGGACATCAGGCAGGCCGAGGCCTGGGCCGACGTGCTGCGCTCGCACACCTCGCCCGCCGGGCACCGGCACACCGTGTTCCCGGCGGCCGTGGAGGCGTGGGCCGAGTTCGGCGGCCTGCGGCTGACGGCGCCGGGGCCCGGCCGCCACAACGCGCCCGCGACGGTCCGCTTCGACCCGGTGGCGGGTCTGCACCTGGCCCGTACGTTCGCGGACCTCGGCCGGGCGCTGGAGACGGAGCTGGCGCCGTTGGGCGAGGAGGGCGATCAGCAGGCGGTGCTCGCGATCGACGCGGAGGGGCGGGTGTACAGCGTCGACCACACGGGGGACTGGTACCTGGGCTCCGACCTCGACGTGGCCCTGAACACGCTGGTGACAGGCACCCAGCCGATCCGCCTGACATCGCCTCGCTGA